A single genomic interval of Zingiber officinale cultivar Zhangliang chromosome 4A, Zo_v1.1, whole genome shotgun sequence harbors:
- the LOC121973732 gene encoding protein LURP-one-related 6-like produces MSEPGKLMPIISKAYCSSSPITLTVRQRPRVISGGGFVVMNSTQNAVFMVEGCSSLGAKGQLRLKDGHGGLLLSITKKESIVQSLSIRNRWDGYSVDCEGEKKFIFSLTDPKCPIGKEIKIQIEHQEATTKGCRQYFQVNGSFVHRTCSIEDHRGNIIAQLGAKGSNGRDWYNVTVQPGHDQAFVIGVLAVLDNIHGESTRC; encoded by the exons ATGAGCGAACCAGGCAAACTGATGCCCATCATCAGCAAAGCCTACTGTTCCTCCTCACCGATCACCTTGACAGTGAGGCAGAGGCCTCGCGTCATCAGCGGAGGTGGATTCGTAGTCATGAATTCTACTCAGAACGCAGTCTTCATGGTCGAAGGCTGCAGTTCCCTCGGCGCCAAGGGCCAACTGAGGCTGAAGGACGGCCATGGAGGACTATTACTCTCCATCACTAAGAAG GAAAGCATAGTCCAATCTCTAAGCATCCGAAATCGATGGGATGGATACTCCGTCGACTGCGAAGGGGAAAAAAAGTTCATTTTCAGCTTGACTGATCCGAAGTGCCCTATCGGCAAGGAAATCAAGATCCAAATTGAACACCAGGAAGCCACCACCAAAGGCTGCAGGCAGTACTTCCAAGTCAATGGCTCTTTTGTTCATAGAACTTGCAGTATAGAAGATCACAGAGGAAACATCATTGCACAG CTCGGAGCGAAGGGATCGAATGGCAGGGACTGGTACAATGTGACGGTGCAGCCGGGGCATGACCAAGCTTTTGTGATCGGAGTTCTTGCAGTTCTCGACAACATTCATGGAGAGTCAACCAGGTGCTGA
- the LOC121971502 gene encoding zinc finger MYM-type protein 1-like isoform X1 translates to MKQLSGYQKRQKKKKEEEIAQSLRGSLNKYFGKESHNTTENLVHILTNESNVNEDFVENKNDENKEFVRNESDENEKFVENENEDNVDVNNLDEIEIDKTKDIDKFCDDEHTNKYQCSTPKYDLNIFDPRVWDTLDTKMRDLLVERGPKREDILKFPLDKESRHFSHTYYVQMLPNGETRDRKWLVYSKELDRVFCICCKLFKVIHTKSNLAREGVNDWKHLCDKLKQHENSVEHLTNLRAFVELQMRLKKTLTIDKEIQEQIKKDTKHWKHIMLRIVAVVKCLAIHNLAFRGTHDKIYEDSNGNFLGLLEMIADFDPIMQEHFRLIQDKKIHYHYLSHKIQNELISILASKVKNAIIKKVKEAKYFSVILDCTPDASHKEQMTLILRCVDVSETPIKIEEYFLEFINVEDTTGLGLFNELKFVLQSLELDIDNVRGQGYDNGSNMKGKNQGVQRRLLDINPRAFYMPCGSHSLNLVVCDMTNSCAKAKSFFGACQCMYTVFSNSTKRWNVLLEYIDGLTLKSLSTTRWESHIETVKAILSQASQIREALFKLAEISEDSKLSRDAETLASGELSSFEFILSLVIWHDILHKINLVSKKLQSEDMRLDVAVKQLAGLVSFFEKYRENGFSLAMVDAKKIAFDMEIEPVFPTKRKISRKRHFDEIANTERENQSPEESFRIYYFILVVDIALGQLKSRFEQLQYFESIFGFLYDVAKLVSMDDDELMSSCVNLENTLKNGDASDIDAKYMFSELQVLQVMLPSESYETNKKWSSIQILEFLKTMDMFPNVMIAYRILLTIPVTVASAERSFSKLKLIKSYLRTTMTQDRLNGLAILCIEKNILENIEYDDIIDDFAFKSASRRHFK, encoded by the coding sequence ATGAAACAACTCTCTGGATATcaaaaaagacaaaaaaagaaaaaagaagaagagatagcCCAAAGCTTAAGAGGttcattaaataaatattttggtAAAGAATCACATAACACAACAGAAAATTTAGTTCATATTTTAACTAATGAATCAAATGTTAATGAAGATTTTGTTGAAAACAAGAATGATGAAAATAAAGAATTTGTGAGAAATGAAAGTGATGAGAATGAGAAATTTGTAGAAAATGAGAACGAAGATAATGTAGATGTTAATAATTTGGATGAAATTGAAATTGACAAAACTAAAGATATTGATAAGTTTTGTGATGATGAGCATACAAACAAATATCAATGTTCGACACCTAAATATGATTTGAACATATTTGATCCACGAGTTTGGGATACTCTTGATACAAAAATGAGGGATTTACTTGTGGAAAGAGGTCCTAAAAGAGAAGATATTCTTAAGTTTCCTTTAGATAAAGAATCGCGACACTTTtctcatacttattatgttcaaatGTTACCAAATGGTGAGACTCGTGATCGAAAATGGTTAGTGTACTCGAAGGAGTTAGACagagtattttgtatttgttgtaagtTGTTTAAAGTAATACACACCAAAAGTAATTTAGCAAGAGAAGGAGTTAATGACTGGAAACATTTATGTGACAAACTTAAACAACATGAAAATAGTGTTGAACACCTCACTAATCTAAGAGCTTTTGTTGAACTACAAATGAGATTAAAGAAAACATTGACAATTGATAAAGAAATACAAGAACAAATTAAAAAGGACACAAAACATTGGAAACACATTATGCTAAGAATAGTTGCTGTTGTCAAATGTCTTGCTATACATAATTTGGCATTTCGTGGTACACATGACAAAATTTATGAAGATAGTAATGGTAATTTTTTGGGTCTACTTGAAATGATTGCAGATTTTGATCCAATAATGCAAGAACATTTTCGACTCATTCAAGATAAAAAGATTCATTATCATTATCTtagtcataaaattcaaaacgagTTAATATCTATTTTAGCCTCCAAAGTCAAGAATGCaataattaaaaaagtaaaagaggcaaaatatttttcagtaattCTTGATTGTACACCGGATGCAAGTCACAAAGAACAAATGACACTCATATTAAGATGTGTAGATGTTTCAGAGACTCCAATTAAAATAGAAGAGTATTTCTTAGAATTTATAAATGTAGAAGATACAACTGGTTTAGGCCTTTTCAATGAATTGAAATTTGTTTTACAATCTTTAGaacttgatattgataatgtgagagggcaaggttatgataatggatctaatatgaaaggaaaaaaTCAAGGCGTGCAAAGAAGATTGCTTGACATTAATCCTAGAGCATTTTacatgccatgtggttctcattcTCTTAATTTAGTTGTTTGTGACATGACAAATTCTTGTGCTAAAGCAAAATCATTTTTTGGAGCATGCCAATGTATGTACACCGTGTTCTCTAATTCAACAAAAAGATGGAATGTTTTGCTTGAATATATTGAtggattaactttaaaatcattgtcAACTACAAGATGGGAAAGCCATATTGAAACAGTTAAAGCAATACTATCTCAAGCTTCCCAAATTAGAGAAGCTTTGTTCAAATTAGCAGAAATAAGTGAAGATAGCAAATTAAGTAGAGATGCTGAAACGCTAGCATCTGGTGAACTttcaagttttgaatttatattaagcCTTGTTATTTGGCATGATATtttgcataaaattaacttagttagtaaaaaattacAGTCAGAGGATATGCGTCTTGATGTTGCTGTAAAACAATTGGCTggtcttgtttctttttttgaaaaatatagagaaaatggTTTTTCTTTAGCTATGGTTGATGCAAAAAAAATAGCATTTGATATGGAAATTGAGCCTGTATTTCCTACAAAACGTAAAATTAGTAGAAAGAGACATTTTGATGAGATTGCTAATACTGAAAGGGAAAATCAATCACCGGAAGAGTCTTTTCGaatatattattttatcttagtaGTCGATATTGCTCTTGGGCAATTGAAAAGTAGGTTTGAACAGTTGCAATATTTTGAATCTATATTTGGGTTCTTGTATGATGTTGCAAAATTAGTTTCAATGGATGATGATGAATTAATGAGTTCTTGTGTGAATcttgaaaatactttgaaaaatggcGACGCTTCTGATATTGATGCAAAATATATGTTTTCAGAATTACAAGTTTTGCAAGTAATGTTACCAAGTGAATCTtatgaaacaaataaaaaatggtCTTCCATTCAAATATTAGAGTTTTTAAAAACAATGGATATGTTTCCAAATGTGATGATTGCTTATAGGATATTATTGACAATACCCGTGACAGTGGCATCTGCcgaaagaagtttttcaaaattaaaattaataaaatcttatttacggACCACAATGACTCAAGATAGGCTAAATGGATTAGCAATTTTAtgtattgaaaaaaatattttggaaaatattGAATATGATgatattattgatgattttgcctTTAAAAGTGCATCACGAAGACACTTTAAATGA
- the LOC121971502 gene encoding brefeldin A-inhibited guanine nucleotide-exchange protein 1-like isoform X2 encodes MNHIRLVWSCIWNVLSEFFVSVGLSENLSVAIFVMDSLRQLVMKFLEREELANYNFQNEFLKPFVVIMQKSNSSEICELIVRCVSQMVLSCVNHVKSGWKSVFMVFTTAVADDRSLHCLLTIYTWKKCTLSLERNYASLLEVSIFLLVHHHRISGLNLNLLVESIRSK; translated from the exons ATGAATCATATACGATTGGTTTGGTCCTGTATCTGGAATGTTCTTTCTGAATTTTTTGTTTCAGTTGGGTTGTCAGAAAATCTTTCGGTCGCAATCTTTGTAATGGATTCACTAAGGCAATtagttatgaaatttttggagcgAGAAGAACTTGCTAATTATAACTTCCAGAATGAATTCTTGAAACCTTTTGTGGTCATCATGCAGAAAAGTAATTCTTCTGAAATTTGTGAGCTTATTGTTCGATGTGTTTCTCAGATGGTTTTGAGTTGTGTTAATCATGTGAAGTCTGGGTGGAAAAGTGTTTTCATG GTTTTCACAACTGCTGTCGCTGATGACCGTTCCCTTCATTGCCTGTTGACAATCTATACATGGAAGAAGTGTACGTTAAG TTTGGAGAGGAATTATGCTTCACTGTTGGAGGTCAGCATATTCCTTTTGGTGCATCACCACAG AATATCTGGACTGAACTTGAACCTCCTTGTAGAATCTATCAGAAGCAAATAA
- the LOC121971502 gene encoding brefeldin A-inhibited guanine nucleotide-exchange protein 1-like isoform X3, which yields MNHIRLVWSCIWNVLSEFFVSVGLSENLSVAIFKSNSSEICELIVRCVSQMVLSCVNHVKSGWKSVFMVFTTAVADDRSLHCLLTIYTWKKCTLSLERNYASLLEVSIFLLVHHHRISGLNLNLLVESIRSK from the exons ATGAATCATATACGATTGGTTTGGTCCTGTATCTGGAATGTTCTTTCTGAATTTTTTGTTTCAGTTGGGTTGTCAGAAAATCTTTCGGTCGCAATCTTT AAAAGTAATTCTTCTGAAATTTGTGAGCTTATTGTTCGATGTGTTTCTCAGATGGTTTTGAGTTGTGTTAATCATGTGAAGTCTGGGTGGAAAAGTGTTTTCATG GTTTTCACAACTGCTGTCGCTGATGACCGTTCCCTTCATTGCCTGTTGACAATCTATACATGGAAGAAGTGTACGTTAAG TTTGGAGAGGAATTATGCTTCACTGTTGGAGGTCAGCATATTCCTTTTGGTGCATCACCACAG AATATCTGGACTGAACTTGAACCTCCTTGTAGAATCTATCAGAAGCAAATAA
- the LOC121971501 gene encoding KH domain-containing protein At4g18375-like encodes MVEIGKRQQRDNDYEGKQQKKRLGYKDNTSDSELVVYRILCPVGVIGGVIGKSGKVINNIRKETHAKIQIVDPFPGADKRVITIYCYVREKNHIDIDEDVLEPLCPAQDALLKVHEAIVNVLDNSNDTERSHKHECHMLVPASQSANIIGKSGTTIKKLRSKTGANIQIMSKDPANAAHSCAMSYDNFLQITGDAEAVETALTAISAIMYKFSPKEEISLDTSIPDLPPIIIPSDVPIIPAGSLYSHTDSLLSPGSVPPVIPASRFSSEISGFTDTTNVWPFLPSTVPIVPGYGAPTHSEDLVLQVLCPSDKIGRVIGKGGSTIKSIRQSSGATISVDDKKDDTDECIITVTSTESTNDVKSSAIEAVLLLQEKINDQDDNNANIRLLVPSKAIGCLIGKSGSIINDMRKSTKAIIYISKGKKPKNASSDSELVEVSGEVGRLRDALRQVVFRLREDSLKDKESNQNVHKDTNQNVPLHSSSLSVSQVLPENPPRAPLNYDHRVEAERGLGGFSGSSLYGYNTMPARDSYGSLSSYSSKSYGGGLPAYFDIVIPPGALSKVMGKGGTNLDNIRKISGAHVEVVDSKTSPFERVARISGTAEQKRTAENLIQAFIMST; translated from the exons ATGGTTGAAATCGGAAAGCGCCAGCAGAGAGATAATGACTATGAAGGAAAACAACAGAAGAAAAGACTGGGTTATAAGGATAATACTAGTGATAGTGAGCTGGTTGTATATCGTATTCTTTGTCCAGTTGGTGTTATTGGTGGAGTGATTGGCAAGAGTGGTAAAgtcataaacaacataaggaaggAGACACATGCTAAAATCCAAATTGTTGATCCTTTTCCTGGTGCGGATAAGAGGGTTATTACTATTTATTGCTATGTTAGGGAGaagaatcatattgatattgatgAAGATGTTCTCGAACCTCTCTGTCCTGCTCAGGATGCATTACTGAAGGTCCATGAGGCTATAGTAAATGTTCTCGATAACTCTAATGACACTGAAAGGTCACACAAACATGAGTGTCATATGCTTGTGCCAGCAAGTCAATCTGCAAATATCATTGGTAAGTCTGGGACTACCATCAAGAAGCTGAGATCCAAGACTGGAGCAAACATCCAAATCATGTCAAAGGATCCCGCTAATGCTGCACATTCCTGTGCAATGAGTTATGATAACTTTCTTCAG ATTACTGGTGATGCTGAAGCAGTTGAAACAGCATTAACTGCTATTTCTGCTATCATGTACAAATTCTCACCCAAAGAAGAAATTTCTCTCGATACCTCAATTCCTGATCTACCACCCATTATAATTCCTTCAGATGTTCCTATAATTCCAGCTGGCAGCCTCTATTCCCATACAGACTCTCTTTTGTCTCCTGGATCAGTGCCACCGGTCATACCTGCATCTCGCTTCTCATCTGAAATTTCTGGTTTTACTGATACAACGAATGTATGGCCATTCTTACCATCAACTGTTCCTATTGTTCCTGGATATGGTGCTCCAACTCATTCAGAGGACCTGGTCCTCCAAGTTCTATGCCCATCGGATAAGATTGGACGTGTAATCGGCAAGGGAGGGAGCACCATAAAGAGCATAAGGCAATCCAGTGGTGCAACTATAAGTGTTGATGACAAGAAGGATGATACTGATGAGTGTATTATCACAGTCACCTCTACTGAG TCGACCAATGATGTGAAATCTTCTGCAATCGAAGCTGTTTTGCTGCTTCAAGAAAAGATTAATGATCAAGATGACAACAATGCTAATATCCGTCTTCTTGTTCCTTCAAAAGCCATAGGATGCTTGATAGGAAAGAGTGGTTCCATTATAAATGACATGCGAAAGTCGACTAAGGCAATTATTTACATATCCAAGGGGAAAAAACCCAAAAATGCTTCTTCTGACTCTGAGCTTGTGGAG GTGTCTGGGGAGGTAGGGAGGTTGCGTGATGCACTTCGGCAAGTTGTATTTAGGCTCAGAGAAGATTCTTTGAAAGATAAGGAGAGTAATCAGAATGTTCACAAGGATACCAATCAGAACGTTCCTCTTCATTCTAGCAGTTTGTCAGTATCGCAAGTGTTACCTGAAAATCCACCTCGTGCACCGCTGAACTATGACCATAGAGTAGAAGCTGAGAGGGGACTGGGAGGATTCTCTGGCAGTAGTTTATATGGTTACAACACAATGCCG GCTAGAGATAGTTATGGATCACTGTCTTCGTATTCATCGAAGTCTTATGGAGGAGG ATTACCTGCATATTTTGATATAGTGATTCCTCCAGGAGCCTTGTCAAAAGTAATGGGAAAAGGAGGCACAAACCTTGATAATATCAGAAAG ATATCAGGGGCTCATGTGGAAGTTGTGGACTCAAAAACATCTCCCTTTGAACGAGTTGCACGTATTTCTGGTACCGCCGAGCAGAAGCGTACAGCAGAGAACCTAATTCAGGCTTTCATCATGTCTACTTAA